From Methanotorris formicicus Mc-S-70, one genomic window encodes:
- a CDS encoding prefoldin subunit beta, whose amino-acid sequence MELPPSVQNQILQFQQLQQQLQMIVMQKQQMEVQMKEIEKALEELGKAVGDEVYKMAGGIFVKRNKEDIKKELEEKLETLKLRVSTLTKQEEKMQKRLSELQEKLQQAITSTAAQ is encoded by the coding sequence ATGGAATTGCCACCAAGTGTACAGAATCAAATTTTACAATTTCAACAACTTCAACAACAATTACAAATGATCGTTATGCAAAAACAGCAAATGGAAGTTCAGATGAAAGAAATTGAAAAGGCATTGGAAGAGTTGGGAAAAGCCGTAGGAGATGAAGTATATAAAATGGCTGGAGGCATTTTTGTTAAAAGAAATAAGGAAGATATTAAAAAGGAATTGGAAGAAAAATTAGAGACCTTAAAATTAAGAGTATCGACATTAACTAAACAGGAAGAAAAGATGCAAAAAAGATTAAGCGAACTACAAGAAAAATTACAGCAGGCAATAACATCCACCGCAGCACAGTAA
- a CDS encoding ribosomal biogenesis protein encodes MDNMIITTSRKPSQRTRSFANDLARVLNIEYLTRGKTPLREIFESYDKVILIEEFKGNPGKLKIYDVLGNRVLSMFISIKLQKEVCGEKVYNTNGLAVEYTENTKKYCDLFLDYGFKFVDSDFVMGFEDIPPTEKKVLFFIQFYKNDRKVGPLIRVKSIKTFDEIDIK; translated from the coding sequence ATGGACAATATGATAATAACTACATCAAGAAAACCTTCCCAAAGAACGAGAAGTTTTGCCAATGATTTAGCAAGAGTTTTAAATATCGAGTACTTAACAAGGGGAAAAACTCCTTTAAGGGAGATTTTTGAAAGTTACGATAAAGTTATACTCATAGAGGAATTTAAAGGAAATCCCGGGAAGTTAAAAATTTATGATGTTTTAGGGAATAGAGTATTATCAATGTTCATATCAATTAAATTACAAAAGGAAGTTTGTGGGGAAAAAGTATACAACACCAACGGATTGGCAGTTGAATATACCGAGAATACAAAGAAATATTGTGATTTGTTTTTGGATTATGGATTTAAGTTTGTAGATAGTGATTTTGTTATGGGTTTTGAAGATATTCCTCCAACGGAGAAAAAGGTTCTTTTCTTCATACAGTTCTATAAAAACGATAGAAAAGTAGGGCCTTTGATAAGAGTTAAATCCATAAAGACTTTTGATGAAATTGATATTAAATAA
- a CDS encoding KEOPS complex subunit Pcc1 has translation MSKINSFCLEIKFDSPEEAEVVYKSMLLEHLESQIKSKGTMQLNSNVLNIQITAEDLSILRAALYSYLRWIKVSENIYKICKG, from the coding sequence ATGTCGAAGATAAATTCTTTTTGTTTGGAGATTAAGTTTGATTCTCCTGAAGAGGCAGAAGTTGTTTATAAAAGTATGTTATTAGAGCATTTAGAATCCCAGATAAAATCAAAAGGTACTATGCAACTAAATTCTAACGTCTTAAACATCCAAATTACTGCAGAAGATTTAAGTATTTTAAGAGCAGCGTTATATTCCTATTTAAGGTGGATAAAGGTTTCAGAGAATATCTATAAAATCTGCAAAGGATAA
- a CDS encoding HesB-like protein, producing the protein MIPVNISEDALEFIKKKLEKANADSIVIYFAGFGURGPKFGVGIIKEPREDDELVYDGEFKIYLDKVAKEFLNEVNLILKKSFLRGEYLAVKGFGGGC; encoded by the coding sequence ATGATACCAGTTAACATATCTGAAGATGCATTAGAGTTTATTAAGAAAAAATTGGAAAAGGCAAATGCCGATTCCATAGTAATATATTTTGCAGGATTTGGTTGAAGAGGACCTAAATTTGGAGTAGGGATTATAAAAGAGCCCCGCGAAGATGATGAATTGGTTTATGATGGTGAATTTAAGATTTACCTTGATAAGGTAGCAAAAGAGTTCTTAAATGAGGTAAATTTAATATTGAAAAAATCCTTCCTTCGCGGGGAATATTTAGCAGTTAAGGGATTTGGTGGAGGGTGCTAA
- a CDS encoding class III signal peptide-containing protein codes for MPNFIFNSKMGQTSIEFSILLLIILVIVVSSITNVINGLFNEEERTIDKIDISAKTAVSLVNSHYNGTYANETLTYAGMYLNETSNEVIIYIVPDYTINENVKNFIVNYIHNYINNSKYIIKINK; via the coding sequence ATGCCCAATTTTATTTTTAACTCAAAAATGGGGCAAACATCTATTGAATTTTCAATACTGCTCCTTATCATTCTTGTAATTGTGGTTTCTTCAATAACAAATGTCATTAATGGTTTGTTCAATGAAGAAGAACGAACCATTGATAAAATAGATATCTCTGCTAAAACAGCAGTCTCTTTAGTAAACTCCCATTACAACGGGACTTACGCAAATGAAACATTAACATATGCTGGAATGTATTTGAATGAAACCAGTAACGAGGTTATTATCTATATAGTGCCAGATTATACCATAAATGAGAATGTAAAAAACTTCATAGTAAACTACATACATAATTATATTAATAATTCAAAATATATTATAAAGATAAATAAATAA
- a CDS encoding DHH family phosphoesterase: MEPTRESVKNLLKFLKNNEILFLCHHNADPDAVGGCIALKYLAKTLNPSGNFKISTNSISKLSRNILEEIDEDVEVVEYPKLPKTVVLVDTSSINQLSVDENKLKDCDVVLIDHHKKTDLVNLCKFYIVDEKSPSTCEIISEIFRKLNVFPPKNIRIALLCGILYDTKHLKLANERTFGILAYLIKGISFQKILYLLSQESDRSKRIAHLKACSRMEIREVDGISVALSHVSSHEASCAKTIVSIGADIAFVVAVRKREGEVRVSARCRKNISKKVHLGSLMEKIGKELGGEGGGHKEAAGLNAPYGGKKDKDEVIKEVLNLCFKRFKEEWEK, from the coding sequence ATGGAACCGACTCGGGAAAGTGTTAAGAATCTACTAAAATTTTTAAAAAACAATGAAATTCTATTTTTGTGTCACCACAATGCAGACCCAGATGCAGTTGGGGGATGTATTGCATTGAAGTATCTTGCAAAAACACTAAATCCATCTGGAAATTTCAAAATATCCACAAACTCTATAAGTAAGTTATCAAGGAATATCTTAGAGGAAATTGATGAGGATGTTGAAGTTGTTGAATATCCAAAATTACCAAAAACCGTTGTTTTGGTGGATACTTCATCAATAAACCAGTTGAGTGTTGATGAAAATAAATTGAAGGATTGTGATGTTGTTTTAATCGACCACCACAAAAAAACTGATTTGGTTAATCTATGCAAGTTTTATATTGTCGATGAAAAATCTCCATCCACTTGCGAAATCATATCTGAAATTTTTAGGAAGCTCAACGTATTCCCTCCAAAAAATATAAGGATTGCATTGTTATGTGGGATATTATATGATACAAAACACCTAAAACTTGCAAATGAAAGGACATTTGGTATATTAGCATATCTTATAAAAGGCATAAGTTTCCAAAAGATCCTCTACCTACTCTCTCAAGAAAGTGATAGGAGTAAGAGGATTGCTCATTTAAAGGCATGTAGTAGAATGGAGATTAGGGAGGTGGATGGTATTAGTGTTGCCCTATCCCATGTAAGTTCCCATGAGGCATCGTGTGCAAAAACCATCGTTAGTATAGGGGCAGATATTGCCTTTGTTGTGGCAGTTAGGAAGAGAGAAGGGGAAGTAAGGGTTAGTGCAAGATGTAGGAAAAATATTTCAAAAAAAGTCCATCTCGGCTCTTTAATGGAAAAAATAGGAAAAGAACTTGGGGGAGAAGGAGGTGGGCATAAAGAAGCGGCAGGATTAAATGCCCCCTATGGTGGGAAGAAAGATAAGGATGAAGTTATAAAAGAGGTTTTAAATTTATGTTTTAAAAGGTTTAAGGAAGAATGGGAAAAATAA
- a CDS encoding dihydroneopterin aldolase family protein, translated as MAKKRIEENEVFKSYFKNLTDRERAVFEGGITLGALFHQFVGTPVSLNSKETLEKAIEESMKNQPCVEDIEVKINGNFEDGKYLSLTGEMLDVRLKIKVNETTAILRLRYIEELDYPLMYVEEITS; from the coding sequence ATGGCAAAAAAAAGAATTGAAGAGAATGAAGTGTTTAAAAGTTATTTCAAAAATTTAACAGATAGAGAAAGGGCTGTTTTTGAAGGGGGGATTACTTTAGGAGCCTTATTCCACCAATTTGTTGGAACTCCGGTGAGTTTAAACAGCAAAGAAACTCTTGAAAAAGCAATTGAAGAATCCATGAAAAACCAGCCATGTGTGGAAGATATTGAGGTTAAGATAAACGGTAACTTTGAGGATGGAAAATACCTATCTTTAACCGGAGAAATGCTTGATGTTAGATTAAAGATAAAGGTAAATGAAACCACTGCTATTTTGAGGTTAAGATATATAGAGGAGTTGGATTATCCTTTGATGTATGTTGAAGAAATTACCTCATAG
- a CDS encoding class III signal peptide-containing protein: protein MRGQISLEFTIIILAFLVAVVITTMGPGLYGMDKSVKSASASLAHAAMSKLKTNIELLALSDEGSSKVVYIKSPPGTWKVDGKTITFIGNGYSITATCSIDIVANKDYQTGMNVVPINLTRRDNYVEIDFP, encoded by the coding sequence ATGAGAGGACAGATATCGTTGGAATTTACCATAATAATCCTTGCATTTCTTGTGGCTGTGGTTATAACCACCATGGGACCTGGGTTGTATGGAATGGATAAGAGTGTTAAAAGTGCATCTGCAAGTTTAGCTCATGCTGCAATGTCTAAATTAAAAACAAACATTGAATTGTTAGCATTATCTGATGAAGGTTCTTCAAAAGTCGTTTATATAAAATCTCCACCAGGAACTTGGAAAGTTGATGGAAAAACCATAACATTTATTGGAAATGGTTACTCCATAACTGCAACGTGTAGTATAGATATCGTGGCAAATAAGGATTATCAAACTGGTATGAATGTGGTGCCTATAAACCTCACAAGGCGTGATAACTATGTTGAAATTGATTTCCCATAA
- the psmA gene encoding archaeal proteasome endopeptidase complex subunit alpha has protein sequence MQMVPASAYDRAITVFSPEGRLYQVEYAREAVRRGTTAIGIKCKSGVVLAVDRRITSSLIEISSIEKIFQIDDHIAAATSGLVADARVLVDRARIEAQINRVNYGEPITVEALAKKICDIKQAYTQHGGARPFGVALLIAGIDRHSARLFETDPSGALIEYKATAIGSGRPIAMEILEKKYSEDLNIEEAMELAIYVLSKTTEELKPENVDMVVIKDDEKMVEKIPCEKIKELVDIVKEKIEEEKEKEKKQEEDVEENEDNAENDEKEEDFQ, from the coding sequence ATGCAAATGGTTCCAGCATCTGCTTATGACAGAGCAATTACAGTATTTAGCCCAGAAGGAAGGTTATACCAAGTAGAATATGCCAGAGAGGCTGTGAGGAGAGGAACTACAGCAATTGGAATAAAGTGTAAAAGTGGGGTAGTTTTAGCAGTGGATAGAAGAATAACAAGTAGTTTAATTGAAATCAGTTCAATTGAAAAAATCTTCCAAATTGATGACCACATCGCAGCAGCGACATCAGGTTTAGTTGCAGATGCGAGAGTTTTAGTTGATAGGGCAAGAATTGAGGCACAAATAAACAGAGTTAATTATGGAGAACCGATAACTGTTGAAGCATTGGCAAAGAAAATTTGCGATATAAAGCAGGCATATACACAACATGGGGGGGCAAGACCTTTTGGTGTAGCACTTTTAATTGCTGGAATTGATAGGCACAGTGCAAGGTTATTTGAAACAGATCCAAGTGGAGCATTAATTGAATACAAAGCAACGGCAATAGGTTCTGGAAGACCAATTGCAATGGAAATTTTAGAGAAAAAATATAGTGAAGATTTAAATATTGAAGAGGCTATGGAATTAGCAATATACGTATTAAGTAAAACAACAGAGGAGTTAAAACCTGAAAATGTAGATATGGTTGTTATAAAAGATGATGAAAAGATGGTGGAGAAGATTCCATGCGAAAAGATTAAAGAGCTAGTGGACATAGTTAAGGAGAAAATAGAGGAAGAGAAAGAAAAAGAAAAGAAACAAGAAGAAGATGTAGAAGAAAATGAAGATAATGCTGAAAATGATGAAAAAGAAGAAGATTTCCAATAA
- a CDS encoding DNA-directed RNA polymerase subunit P, whose amino-acid sequence MVEYRCVNCKKIITLDELGSKAKCPYCSSKILIKLRPKVVKLVKAR is encoded by the coding sequence ATGGTAGAGTACAGATGTGTAAATTGTAAAAAAATAATTACCTTAGATGAGTTAGGTTCAAAGGCAAAATGCCCCTACTGTAGTAGCAAAATATTGATAAAGTTGAGACCAAAAGTGGTCAAGTTGGTAAAGGCGAGGTAA
- the acs gene encoding acetate--CoA ligase alpha subunit, producing MKNFDAIFNPKSIAIIGASNTEGKVGYSIMKNLMSFEGRLYPINPKYDEIFGLKCYKSILDVDDEVDLAVIVVPAQAVPKVMEECGEKGVKGAVIISAGFSEVGNCGLEEEVKKIIKKYNIATIGPNCLGIMNTYNNLNATFGKIFPNKGNISIISQSGAVLTAILDISPLLNLGFSKIISIGNKIDVQESDLMEYLMSDETIEVVVLYIEGIKDRGFLNAVKKLSKVKPIIALKSGRTEEGSKAVSSHTGSLAGSDEIYSAAFKEGGILRAETFEELVNLMHIFSTQPLMESNEIGIVTNAGGFGVMATDMCEKYGIKLANFEEKTKEKLRKKLPKTATISNPLDIIGDADTERYKNAISSLMEDKNVNGLLIILTPQEMTKPLEVAEEIVKLKSNKKPIVTSFVGGVSIKGAKSYLRKNGIPSYITPESGVEALSYLYKYSKMKTKEDWDEYLEKVKEEFEEIKNNNKETIEKLFANLNEYTAKKFLELHGIKIPRGYIAKNKEEAIRYAKELDRFVMKIVSPNIMHKSDAGCVVINPDDVGEAFETIINNAKKYFEDNEIEGIIEGVLIEEFVDGLEIIIGGKRDDIFGPVVMTGLGGVFVEVLKDVSFGIYPITKEYAYEMLKSLKSYKILEGVRGRPKRDIESVVDLIVKLGVIMELYDEIKEIDMNPVFVKEDGKGCCVGDALIILKK from the coding sequence ATGAAAAATTTTGATGCAATTTTTAATCCAAAATCAATAGCCATTATAGGGGCATCAAATACAGAGGGGAAGGTTGGTTATTCTATAATGAAGAACCTCATGTCATTTGAGGGGAGGTTATATCCAATAAATCCAAAGTATGATGAGATTTTTGGACTAAAATGTTACAAATCTATATTAGATGTGGATGATGAAGTTGATTTAGCAGTAATTGTTGTTCCTGCCCAGGCAGTTCCAAAGGTTATGGAAGAGTGTGGGGAGAAGGGGGTTAAAGGGGCAGTTATAATATCCGCTGGGTTTTCTGAAGTTGGGAATTGTGGGTTAGAGGAGGAAGTGAAAAAAATTATAAAAAAATACAACATCGCAACGATAGGTCCTAATTGCCTTGGTATAATGAACACCTACAACAACTTAAATGCAACATTTGGGAAGATATTTCCAAATAAAGGAAACATATCTATAATATCACAAAGTGGTGCAGTATTAACCGCCATATTGGATATCTCTCCATTATTGAACCTTGGATTTTCAAAAATCATTAGCATTGGTAATAAGATTGATGTCCAAGAGAGCGATTTGATGGAATATTTGATGAGTGATGAAACAATAGAGGTTGTGGTTTTGTATATTGAAGGGATAAAAGATAGGGGATTTTTGAATGCTGTAAAAAAACTATCAAAGGTAAAACCAATTATTGCATTAAAAAGTGGAAGAACTGAGGAAGGATCTAAAGCAGTATCTTCCCACACTGGAAGTTTGGCAGGGAGTGATGAGATTTACTCTGCGGCGTTTAAAGAAGGAGGAATTTTGAGAGCAGAAACATTTGAAGAACTTGTAAATCTAATGCATATCTTTTCAACACAACCACTTATGGAATCTAATGAAATAGGCATTGTTACAAATGCCGGTGGTTTTGGAGTCATGGCTACAGATATGTGTGAAAAATATGGCATTAAATTGGCGAATTTTGAGGAGAAAACAAAAGAGAAATTGAGAAAAAAACTCCCAAAAACTGCAACAATAAGCAATCCACTTGATATTATTGGAGATGCTGATACAGAGAGGTATAAAAATGCAATTAGTAGTTTAATGGAAGATAAAAATGTAAATGGGTTATTGATTATCCTAACCCCCCAAGAGATGACCAAACCATTGGAGGTTGCTGAGGAGATTGTGAAATTAAAATCCAATAAAAAGCCTATTGTAACATCTTTTGTTGGAGGAGTTTCAATAAAAGGAGCAAAGAGTTATTTGAGAAAGAATGGTATTCCAAGTTATATTACCCCTGAATCAGGGGTTGAGGCATTATCTTATCTATACAAATACAGCAAAATGAAAACAAAAGAAGATTGGGATGAATATTTGGAAAAAGTTAAGGAAGAGTTTGAAGAGATAAAAAACAATAACAAAGAAACCATTGAAAAATTATTTGCCAATCTGAATGAATATACTGCAAAGAAATTTTTGGAACTCCATGGCATTAAAATCCCAAGAGGATATATAGCAAAGAATAAAGAAGAAGCAATAAGATATGCAAAAGAACTCGATAGGTTTGTTATGAAAATTGTCTCTCCAAATATAATGCATAAATCAGATGCTGGATGTGTAGTTATCAATCCTGATGATGTTGGGGAAGCATTTGAAACAATTATCAACAATGCAAAGAAATATTTTGAGGATAATGAAATTGAAGGGATTATTGAGGGTGTTTTAATTGAGGAGTTTGTTGATGGATTGGAAATAATTATTGGTGGTAAAAGGGATGATATATTTGGGCCTGTTGTAATGACTGGGTTGGGAGGGGTGTTTGTTGAAGTATTAAAAGATGTTTCATTTGGAATCTACCCAATAACAAAAGAATATGCATATGAAATGCTGAAATCATTAAAATCCTATAAAATATTAGAAGGTGTTAGAGGAAGACCAAAGAGGGACATTGAATCTGTGGTTGATTTGATTGTAAAACTTGGGGTAATCATGGAATTATATGATGAGATAAAAGAGATTGATATGAATCCCGTGTTTGTAAAAGAAGATGGAAAAGGATGTTGTGTAGGGGATGCGTTGATAATATTGAAAAAATAA
- a CDS encoding DUF515 domain-containing protein, with product MTTGEFTNKIRKLKSKTKRSKTIPAKKIKIVLIIIIFIIIILVGYNIYVTSKSQEMLKLESEKQTAIETLDKVFAKYPGDPEKIAFITRIQQAESTEEIHKVMNDARVYLQLKNYKDITIQQIKSMYGNFYSQSLKAQELVRKIMGANSIEEVDKIFKSVNIEEDIRNIIDNQIDRVLASGDEYYYVEINGKSKFMSKEEIEKYRNMWTLSELKTLSITPVSQLSTVAIKISAKQCGKLPHRNDIISIYSKDGSFVTYGIIDSSYVILSSISYSETKSVSTNLNEYGDSYSSSSSSSISYNLNNLPGVLHATVIGRLDYKTIKEKFGKYGDKLNKIEDDTQIFDENVDYLLIISIPSDKIPDIIQIDPKDMVFVVKSKRSKEQD from the coding sequence ATGACCACCGGGGAATTTACCAATAAAATCAGGAAGTTAAAGTCAAAAACAAAGAGATCTAAAACAATTCCAGCAAAGAAAATAAAAATTGTGTTAATAATTATTATATTTATCATTATCATCCTTGTTGGGTACAACATATATGTTACTTCAAAATCTCAGGAAATGCTCAAATTAGAATCAGAAAAACAAACTGCAATAGAAACTTTAGATAAAGTATTTGCTAAATATCCTGGAGATCCTGAGAAAATTGCATTTATCACAAGAATACAGCAGGCTGAGTCTACAGAGGAGATTCATAAGGTAATGAATGATGCAAGGGTTTATCTCCAGTTAAAGAATTATAAAGATATAACCATTCAGCAGATTAAAAGCATGTATGGGAATTTCTATTCACAGAGTTTAAAAGCCCAAGAACTTGTACGTAAAATTATGGGGGCAAATTCTATTGAAGAGGTAGATAAGATATTCAAAAGTGTAAATATTGAGGAGGACATCAGGAACATAATAGACAACCAAATAGATAGGGTTTTAGCATCTGGTGATGAATACTACTACGTGGAGATAAATGGAAAATCAAAATTTATGTCAAAGGAAGAGATAGAAAAGTATAGGAACATGTGGACTTTATCTGAACTTAAAACACTGTCTATAACTCCAGTATCCCAACTAAGTACTGTGGCAATTAAAATATCTGCAAAACAGTGTGGTAAACTACCACATAGAAATGATATCATCTCAATATACAGTAAGGACGGCTCCTTTGTAACCTATGGTATTATTGATTCATCTTATGTAATCTTGTCATCAATAAGTTATAGTGAAACCAAATCTGTATCAACTAATTTAAACGAATATGGCGATAGTTATTCCTCATCATCCTCTTCAAGTATCTCCTACAACCTGAATAACCTTCCGGGAGTACTGCATGCAACCGTCATAGGCAGACTTGATTATAAAACAATAAAAGAGAAGTTTGGAAAATATGGAGATAAGTTAAATAAAATTGAGGACGATACCCAAATATTTGATGAGAATGTTGACTATCTCCTTATTATTTCCATCCCAAGTGATAAGATTCCAGATATCATACAAATAGATCCTAAGGATATGGTTTTTGTTGTAAAATCAAAGAGATCAAAAGAACAGGATTAA
- a CDS encoding ribosome assembly factor SBDS: MVSVDKAVIARYQSHGEKFEILVDPYLAAKFKEGQNIDISEILAMEAIYKDSGKGEKSPEDTLLKVFGTTDVKEIAKQIILKGHVQLTSQQRKEMQEQKKKQIISLIVKNTINPQTDTPHPPKRIEKALEEARVSIDIYKRPEEQLPRIIKELRKILPIKFEKRDIAIKIPAEFAGNAYHILHQYGSVKQEEWQPDGSLIVVIEIPSGIEAEFYAHLNKVTKGNVQTKVLKRYGM; the protein is encoded by the coding sequence ATGGTGTCCGTAGATAAGGCCGTTATTGCAAGATATCAATCACATGGAGAAAAGTTTGAAATATTGGTAGACCCTTACTTAGCCGCAAAATTTAAGGAAGGGCAGAACATAGATATTTCTGAAATTTTGGCAATGGAAGCAATATATAAAGATTCTGGAAAAGGGGAAAAATCTCCAGAGGACACGCTTCTTAAAGTTTTTGGTACAACAGATGTTAAAGAAATTGCAAAACAAATCATATTAAAGGGGCATGTTCAACTCACATCTCAACAAAGAAAAGAGATGCAAGAACAAAAAAAGAAACAAATTATATCCTTAATTGTAAAAAACACCATAAATCCACAAACTGACACTCCACATCCACCCAAGAGGATTGAGAAGGCTTTGGAAGAAGCCCGTGTTAGTATAGATATTTACAAAAGACCTGAAGAACAACTTCCAAGAATAATAAAAGAACTTAGGAAGATACTGCCAATCAAGTTTGAAAAAAGGGATATTGCTATTAAAATTCCCGCAGAATTTGCAGGAAATGCCTATCATATACTCCATCAATATGGATCTGTAAAGCAGGAAGAATGGCAACCTGATGGTTCTTTAATTGTTGTTATAGAAATTCCAAGTGGTATTGAAGCAGAGTTTTACGCTCATTTAAACAAAGTTACAAAAGGAAATGTCCAAACAAAGGTATTAAAAAGATACGGCATGTAA
- a CDS encoding bifunctional ADP-dependent NAD(P)H-hydrate dehydratase/NAD(P)H-hydrate epimerase: MNLKLFKILTKKIKEKEIISPKEMEIIDNNCEYLGIPKILLMENAGKCVSDEIDNLRVELGDVPIFIFCGTGNNGGDGFATARHLGKCKVILLGKEENIKTYEARENFKILKNLTEFGNIEIKNATYPNEILEILNEIENLDKAIVVDAMLGTGIRGELREPYGTVVEKLNKIKRKNDNIKIISVDVETGNLNADKVITFHKRKTINKLNNLIVKPIGIPKEAEYVVGWGDLKALSKRDPNSHKGENGKVLVIGGSKEFFGAPILAGLAALKLADIVSIASVKDVVKKITNPELITYKLKGDYIGEKCIDKLIEISKKYDCIVLGNGLGVNEETKGFVNGFLEGIDKDKKVVIDADAIKVIDYEKFEFRENFIFTPHRREFEYMGVNLDNLPSSTIVLKGKYDIIFNKNNVKINKTGNSGMTIGGTGDILCGIIGGLYAKNEAFLSACCGCFINGYAGDLLLKEKGYYYTPMDIIEKIPHVLKLFG, translated from the coding sequence ATGAATTTGAAACTTTTTAAAATCTTAACTAAGAAGATAAAGGAAAAAGAAATCATATCCCCAAAAGAAATGGAAATAATTGATAACAACTGCGAATATCTTGGAATTCCAAAAATTTTGTTGATGGAAAATGCTGGGAAATGTGTATCTGATGAAATTGATAATCTTAGGGTAGAATTGGGAGATGTGCCAATATTTATCTTCTGTGGAACTGGAAACAATGGTGGGGATGGATTTGCAACTGCAAGACACTTGGGAAAATGCAAAGTTATACTCCTTGGTAAGGAAGAAAATATAAAAACTTATGAGGCAAGGGAAAACTTCAAAATCTTAAAAAATCTTACTGAATTTGGAAATATAGAAATTAAAAATGCCACTTATCCAAATGAAATCCTTGAGATTTTAAATGAAATAGAAAATTTGGATAAAGCTATTGTTGTTGATGCCATGCTTGGAACTGGGATTAGGGGGGAACTTAGAGAACCATATGGGACAGTGGTAGAGAAATTAAATAAAATAAAAAGAAAGAACGACAACATAAAAATCATAAGTGTTGATGTTGAAACTGGAAATCTAAATGCTGATAAAGTTATTACCTTCCACAAGAGAAAGACAATAAATAAATTAAATAATTTAATTGTAAAGCCAATAGGTATTCCAAAAGAGGCAGAGTATGTGGTAGGTTGGGGGGATTTAAAGGCACTTTCAAAGAGGGATCCAAATTCTCACAAAGGAGAGAATGGAAAGGTTTTGGTTATTGGAGGTTCAAAGGAGTTCTTTGGAGCACCAATATTAGCAGGTTTGGCAGCATTAAAACTTGCGGATATTGTATCTATAGCATCAGTTAAAGATGTTGTTAAAAAAATAACCAATCCAGAATTGATAACATACAAATTGAAGGGGGATTATATTGGTGAAAAATGCATAGATAAACTAATAGAAATCTCCAAAAAATACGATTGCATTGTTTTAGGAAATGGACTGGGTGTTAATGAAGAAACTAAGGGTTTTGTAAATGGATTTTTGGAGGGAATAGATAAGGATAAAAAGGTTGTTATTGATGCAGATGCCATAAAGGTTATTGATTATGAGAAATTTGAATTTAGGGAGAATTTTATATTCACTCCACATAGAAGGGAGTTTGAATACATGGGAGTAAATCTTGATAACCTCCCATCTTCAACTATTGTGTTAAAGGGAAAGTATGATATAATATTCAACAAAAACAACGTAAAAATAAACAAAACTGGCAACAGTGGGATGACTATTGGAGGAACTGGAGATATTCTATGTGGGATTATTGGGGGATTATATGCTAAAAACGAGGCATTTTTATCTGCATGTTGCGGATGCTTTATAAATGGTTATGCTGGAGATTTGTTGTTGAAGGAGAAGGGTTATTACTACACTCCAATGGATATCATTGAAAAAATCCCGCATGTTTTAAAGTTGTTTGGTTAA
- the rpl37A gene encoding 50S ribosomal protein L37Ae, whose translation MVFSHTKKVGPAGRFGPRYGRKIRVRVRDVEIKAKKKYKCPVCGFQKLKRVSTSIWMCGKCGAKIAGGAYTPETGAGKVVTKAIRRVIESKKKEI comes from the coding sequence ATGGTATTTAGTCACACAAAGAAAGTTGGTCCTGCAGGGAGATTTGGTCCAAGATACGGTAGAAAAATTAGAGTAAGAGTCAGAGACGTTGAAATAAAAGCAAAGAAAAAATACAAATGTCCAGTTTGTGGATTCCAAAAATTAAAGAGAGTAAGTACCTCCATTTGGATGTGCGGTAAATGCGGGGCTAAAATTGCTGGCGGAGCATACACCCCAGAGACAGGTGCTGGTAAAGTTGTTACAAAGGCAATTAGAAGAGTCATTGAAAGCAAGAAGAAAGAAATCTAA